The segment TTTCGATCCGGCCCTGAGCGATTGTTTGAACGTCTATCTGTACTCGCTCGACGACTTACAGGCGGCCTGCGAGCGGAACCGCCGCGAGCGCCAGAAGGAATGGCCCCGCGCCACGGCCATTGTCCAAGAAGAAGCCAGCCAGTTCATGGCCGAGCTGAACCATCGAGCCACCGCGCCGATCATCCGCAGGCTGCGTGAAGGTTGGCAGCAGCCCAAGGAAGACGAACTGCGTCGCTTATTCAACAAGTTGCCAGCGCTCGACGAGCGCAGTCGCGAGGAGATTCGCCAATCGTACGATCGGCTGATCAACAAGCTGTTGCATCCGCCGCTCGAATCGCTGCGCGACGAGGCCAAGAAGGGCGTGCCGCACAACCTGCTGTCGGCCCTTAAGCAATTGTTCAAGCTGACCGATTAGCGCGAGCGAGACTAGGCATGCTCAAACTTCCTGGGATATTGCGCTGGCTGCGGCGCTTCGGATTCCCTCGCAAATTGGGGATTCTCGATCGTTGTTATGGCCGCGTGTTGAGCCGGCAGGGCATCGTATGGGTTGAAGCTGCAAATGGGATTGTTTGGAAGCTCGATCTGGCCAATAGCACCCATCGTTGGATCGTGTACGGCTCCTACGAAGGGCCGGCGTTGCATCGCTGGGCCGCGGCGCATCTGCCCGCCGATGCGGTGATTGTCGACTCGGGCGCCAATATCGGGCAAATGTCGCTTTCTTTGGCGCCGCTCATTCCGCGCGGTCGGCTCCTGGCCTTTGAGCCGGGGCAGGAACAAGCAGACTGGCTGGCCGAATGTTTGAGCCGAAATCCTCAATTGCCGATCGAACTCATCCGGCTTGGTTTAAGTGACGCCAACAGAGCGGCTTTTCTGGCCGCTTGCGGCGCCGCGGAGAAACACGGCGCGCAAAACGCCGTGGACGAATCGCAGGGCGCACCCATTCAGCTGGCCAGGTTGGAAGACGAGCTTGCTCGACGGTCAATCGACCGGGTTCAGCTCTGGAAGCTCGACGTGGAGGGGCACGAACTAGCAGCGCTGGCTGGCGCGAAGTCGCTACTCGAACAGAAGCGGATTGGTGCCCTCTATATTGAACTCTACGGTGAAAATGGGGCCAGGATCGTCGAGTACCTCGAACGCCTCGATTACGGTTGTTCGATCCTCGACGAATCGGGGCGGCCGCATGGCGTCGCGCAACTTCCGGAATTCGTTAATGGCTTGTTTGTGCCAAAATGACGTCTTTAAGGAGTCGTGACCAAGCTTCATTCATTGAGCTTGGCGACCAAGGGCAGCGGCGTTCGCGAATTCCGGTGCAACGCTCACGGAAGGCATACGCAAAATGCTCGATAGCTGGCTGCTGTATGGGGCGAATGGATACACCGGCAAGTTAATTGCCGAGGCGGTCGGCACGGCGCGCGCCAAGCCGATTCTGGCTGGCCGCTCGGCGGCGAACATCGAACCGTTGGCGGCGCGGCTCGGTTGTGAAGCTCGGGTGTTCGATCTGACCGATGCAGTGGCCGTGCGTGAAGGCCTGCGCGATGTCGCGCTGGTCCTCAATTGCGCCGGGCCGTTCTCCAAGACGGCCACGCCGATGATGGCCGCGTGCCTGGACGCGGGCGTTCATTACTTGGACATCACCGGCGAGATCGACGTCATCGAGTATGCCGCCCATCTCGATTCGCGCGCCAAGCAGGCCGGCACGGTTCTGATGCCGGCGGTTGGCTTTGACGTGGTGCCGAGCGATTGTCTGGCGCGAGCGGTGGCCGAGTCGTTGCCCGGCGCGACGCACTTGACGCTGGCCTTCACCAGCAGCGGCGGCTTCAGCCGCGGCACCGCCAAGACGATGCTCGAAAGTCTGCCCGATGGGCCGCGTCACCGCTCGGCCGGGCGCATTGTTCAGGCACGCGACATCGCGCGTACGCGCAGGATCTCTTTTCCCAGTGGATTGCGCCAAGCACGTGCCGTGCCGTGGGGGGACGTGGCCAGCGCGTATTACACGACCGGCATCCCGAACATCGCCACCTATGTCGCCCTCGATCGAGCGGACGCCTGGCAGATGTCGATCCTGGGTGTGTTCGCCCCCTTGCTACGATCGAAGGGAATCTTGCGCTGGCTGCAAAGTCAAGTCGATCGTCGCCCGCCGGGGCCGAATGACCAGGCGTTGCAAGACAGCCGGGCCGAGTTCTGGTGCGAGGTCCGCGATGACGAGGGGCATCAAAGCGTCGGCACCCTGCAAACGCCCGGCGGTTATGCTCTGACGATCCTGACCGCGCTGGCCGTGGTCGACGAGGTTCTTGCCGACCGCATCCCGCCAGGGTTTCACACCCCAGCCAAGCCCCTGGGCTGGCAATTCATCGAGCGGGTGGCAAGCACACAAGTAATGATGGCATAAATAGTTATGGCCACACTAATTGCTAATCATCCTCCTCAATTCCCCTCTCTTCCTTCTCGATCTCTCCGTGCAAAACTCCGTGTCACTGTGCCTCCGTGGCGGCATTTTTGGAAGATAGTTGTCTGGACGACGATTGTTTGAACATCTATATTCGTCGGTATGGCAAGCACGATGAAAACCCGACCCAAGCCCCGGCATTTCGACTCGCTCGAGCAGGAAGCGTTCCTCAACCTGTGGCGGACCTACGACCGGTTGCGCACGGCCGAGGGAGAGCTGTTCGAGCGGTTCGGACTGACACCTCAACAGTACAACGCGCTACGCTTGTTGCGTGGCAATCATCCGGAAAGTTGTCCGACCTTGGTGCTGCAGGCCCGGCTCGTCTCGCGAGCACCGGACATTACGCGGATGGTCGACCACTTGGAGTCGCGCGGCTGGATCGAGCGGCGCCGCGCCGGCGATCGCCGCGTGGTCCAAGTCGCCATCACCGACGCCGGACTGAAGCTGCTGACCGAAATGGACGAGCCGGTCCGCGAGTGTCACCATCGGCAACTAGGTCACTTGTCACGCGCGCAACTTGAACAACTAGTAACCCTCTTACAAGCCGCCCGCCAACCTCACGAACAATCGGAAAGTCACTGGTCCAACGGCGGAGCAACAGCCTCACCAAGCAGCTAACCAGACGACTGTCTTCTCACCCCCACCTCCCCAGCGAGACCCACCATGACTCAAGCAGCAGACCAGCACACGCAAGTGATCGTCATCGGCGGCGGCCCCAGCGGCGCCACCTGCTCGACGTTATTGGCTCAGCATGGCCTCAAGGTGGAACTCTTCGAGCGCGAGCACTTCCCGCGGTTTCACATCGGCGAATCGCTGATTCCGGAGACCTATTGGGTGCTCCAGCGGCTGAACATGCTCGACAAGATGCGGGCTAGCCATTTCGTGCAAAAGCACAGCGTCCAGTTCGTCAGCGAGAGTGGCCGCATCTCGGAGCCGTTCTACTTCTGGGACAACAAGCCGCACGAATGTTCGCAAACCTGGCAGGTGCTGCGGAGCGAGTTCGACACCATGATGTTGAACAACGCCCGGGAACATGGCGTGAACGCCCACGAAGGGGTCCGCGTGCTGGAAGTGCTGTTTGAAGGGACCAAGGCGTGCGGCGTGCGGATTCAGGAGGAAAACGGGACCGAGCGTGTGGTGACGGCCGACGTGGTGGTCGACGCCAGCGGCCAATCGGCGCTGATCTCCAATCGCTTGAAGACCCGGCGAGTGATCGAGGATTTGAAGAAGGGAGCGGTCTGGACCTATTGGCGCGGCGCTTATCGCGACCAGGGGCGCGACGAAGGGGCCACGATGGTCCTGCAGACCAAGGGAAAGCAGGGCTGGTTCTGGTACATCCCGCTGCACAACAACATGGTCAGCGTCGGCGTCGTGGCGGACTTCCGCTACTTGTTCGACGGCCGCGGCAGCCACGAGCAGATTTATCGCGAGGAATTGGAGAAATGCCCCGAGTGCCTGCGCCGCGTGTCAATGGGAGAGCAGTGTGCCGGGTTCTACGCCACCAAGGATTACTCGTATCGCTCGACCGAAGTGGCCGGCGACGGCTGGGTGTTGATCGGTGACGCGTATGGATTCCTGGACCCGCTGTATTCGTCGGGCGTGCTGCTGGCGCTGCGCAGCGGCATGCTCGCGGCCGACACGATTGCCGAAGCGTTCCAGCAGCGTGACTTCTCGGGGACGCTGTTGGGAAAGTGGGGGCCGGACTACAACCGCGGCGTGGACCGGATGAAGCGGCTGGTCTGCGAATACTACGACGGCTTCAGCTTCGGCCGGTTCGTGAAGAAAAACCCCACGCTGAAGGGGCACCTGACCGACTTGCTGATCGGCGACTTGTTCGATACCAAGGTCGACGACGTCTTCCCG is part of the Planctomycetota bacterium genome and harbors:
- a CDS encoding MarR family transcriptional regulator translates to MKTRPKPRHFDSLEQEAFLNLWRTYDRLRTAEGELFERFGLTPQQYNALRLLRGNHPESCPTLVLQARLVSRAPDITRMVDHLESRGWIERRRAGDRRVVQVAITDAGLKLLTEMDEPVRECHHRQLGHLSRAQLEQLVTLLQAARQPHEQSESHWSNGGATASPSS
- a CDS encoding saccharopine dehydrogenase NADP-binding domain-containing protein produces the protein MLDSWLLYGANGYTGKLIAEAVGTARAKPILAGRSAANIEPLAARLGCEARVFDLTDAVAVREGLRDVALVLNCAGPFSKTATPMMAACLDAGVHYLDITGEIDVIEYAAHLDSRAKQAGTVLMPAVGFDVVPSDCLARAVAESLPGATHLTLAFTSSGGFSRGTAKTMLESLPDGPRHRSAGRIVQARDIARTRRISFPSGLRQARAVPWGDVASAYYTTGIPNIATYVALDRADAWQMSILGVFAPLLRSKGILRWLQSQVDRRPPGPNDQALQDSRAEFWCEVRDDEGHQSVGTLQTPGGYALTILTALAVVDEVLADRIPPGFHTPAKPLGWQFIERVASTQVMMA
- a CDS encoding FkbM family methyltransferase, with amino-acid sequence MLKLPGILRWLRRFGFPRKLGILDRCYGRVLSRQGIVWVEAANGIVWKLDLANSTHRWIVYGSYEGPALHRWAAAHLPADAVIVDSGANIGQMSLSLAPLIPRGRLLAFEPGQEQADWLAECLSRNPQLPIELIRLGLSDANRAAFLAACGAAEKHGAQNAVDESQGAPIQLARLEDELARRSIDRVQLWKLDVEGHELAALAGAKSLLEQKRIGALYIELYGENGARIVEYLERLDYGCSILDESGRPHGVAQLPEFVNGLFVPK
- a CDS encoding tryptophan 7-halogenase is translated as MTQAADQHTQVIVIGGGPSGATCSTLLAQHGLKVELFEREHFPRFHIGESLIPETYWVLQRLNMLDKMRASHFVQKHSVQFVSESGRISEPFYFWDNKPHECSQTWQVLRSEFDTMMLNNAREHGVNAHEGVRVLEVLFEGTKACGVRIQEENGTERVVTADVVVDASGQSALISNRLKTRRVIEDLKKGAVWTYWRGAYRDQGRDEGATMVLQTKGKQGWFWYIPLHNNMVSVGVVADFRYLFDGRGSHEQIYREELEKCPECLRRVSMGEQCAGFYATKDYSYRSTEVAGDGWVLIGDAYGFLDPLYSSGVLLALRSGMLAADTIAEAFQQRDFSGTLLGKWGPDYNRGVDRMKRLVCEYYDGFSFGRFVKKNPTLKGHLTDLLIGDLFDTKVDDVFPPMDAMRAESMAKAAPE